From the genome of Anopheles moucheti chromosome 3, idAnoMoucSN_F20_07, whole genome shotgun sequence, one region includes:
- the LOC128301544 gene encoding lysosomal Pro-X carboxypeptidase produces MTAALWVVLILGLSSTQLVGAAYEYQIKTIDVPIDHFTYTSEATFKLRYLINDTYAQNTNDPNRPILLYTGNEGDIELFAKNTGFMWELAPKLKASLLFIEHRFYGHSLPFGNASFESPKNLGYLTSEQALADFALVLRTLNPINGTNRARPVIAFGGSYGGMLAAWMRIKYPHLVAGAIAASAPIRQFQGVTQCGIFNQILTSVYQVAYNAECASNIHRSWTMLQNYSSTADGLRVLNEKFKFCTNLTKATDVIETFFDYLTDVYGNLAMINYPYESNFLAPVPAYPVREFCGRLDKNYTGAELLDHLQSALSIYANYDGKATCLNINSSYDGSGIGDRGWDFQACTEMVMPMCADGVHDMFPPQQWDLQSYADKCFKKYGVHPRPDNALLNYGGEFLEGSITNIVFSNGLLDPWSGGGVLRSTNDNIKIVLIPEGAHHIDLRASNPNDPSSVIRARAVHVQNIQKWLTEYRKRQKVY; encoded by the exons ATGACCGCTGCGCTGTGGGTCGTGCTTATCTTGGGTCTATCATCGACCCAGTTGGTAGGGGCTGCTTACGAGTACCAGATTAAAACGATCGACGTCCCAATCGACCATTTTACGTACACCAGCGAAGCTACGTTCAAATTGCG CTACCTGATCAACGATACGTATGCCCAAAACACCAACGATCCCAACCGACCGATACTGCTCTACACTGGAAATGAAGGTGACATCGAGCTGTTTGCCAAAAACACTGGCTTCATGTGGGAGCTGGCACCGAAGCTGAAGGCATCACTGTTATTTATAGAGCATCGATTCTACGGTCATTCGCTCCCGTTTGGAAACGCGTCGTTTGAATCTCCAAAGAATCTAGGCTATCTGACATCAGAACAAGCACTGGCTGATTTTGCACTGGTGCTGCGAACGCTTAACCCGATCAATGGTACGAATCGGGCTCGTCCAGTCATAGCATTCGGAGGATCTTACGGTGGCATGCTGGCCGCCTGGATGCGCATCAAGTATCCACATCTAGTAGCGGGTGCAATAGCTGCATCCGCACCAATCCGTCAGTTCCAGGGCGTGACCCAATGCGGAATCTTCAACCAAATCCTTACATCTGTGTATCAGGTCGCATACAACGCCGAGTGTGCATCCAATATACACCGCTCGTGGACCATGCTGCAAAACTATTCGTCCACTGCTGACGGACTGCGAGTGCTgaacgaaaaatttaaattttgtaccAACCTGACCAAGGCTACGGATGTAATCGAGACGTTCTTTGACTATCTCACCGATGTATATGGCAATTTGGCAATGATCAATTATCCGTACGAATCGAACTTCCTTGCACCGGTACCTGCTTACCCGGTACGAGAGTTTTGTGGCCGTCTGGACAAAAATTATACCGGTGCCGAGTTGTTAGATCATCTGCAGTCCGCATTGTCCATTTACGCCAACTACGATGGCAAGGCAACCTGTCTCAACATCAACTCTTCATACGATGGTAGCGGCATTGGTGATCGTGGCTGGGATTTCCAAGCCTGCACGGAAATGGTAATGCCGATGTGTGCTGACGGTGTGCACGACATGTTTCCGCCACAACAATGGGACCTGCAAAGTTACGCGGACAAATGCTTCAAGAAATACGGCGTGCATCCGCGGCCCGATAACGCGCTACTTAACTACGGAGGCGAGTTTCTCGA AGGGAGCATCACGAATATCGTCTTCAGCAATGGGCTACTAGATCCTTGGTCCGGAGGCGGTGTATTGCGTTCAACCAATGACAATATCAAGATAGTGCTTATTCCCGAAGGTGCTCATCATATTGATTTGCGTGCGTCTAACCCGAATGATCCGTCCTCGGTAATACGCGCACGTGCCGTACACGTCCAAAACATACAAAAGTGGTTGACTGAGTACAGGAAGCGGCAAAAGGTGTATTAG
- the LOC128301545 gene encoding trafficking protein particle complex subunit 1, translated as MTIYNLYIFDKLGTLLYYGEWNRLKQSGITKDEEAKLMYGMLFSIKSFVSKISPIEPREGFLYYKTNKYALHYLEVPSGLKFVLNTDNTSTGIREFLQNIYTKIWVEYVVRNPLWTIGTPVTSDIFKTKLDDFVKQSPLYGSKII; from the exons ATGACGATCtataatttatatatttttgataaGCTTGGCACTTTGCTGTATTACGGGGAATGGAACCGTCTGAAGCAATCGGGAATCACAAAAGATGAG GAGGCGAAGCTGATGTACGGGATGTTGTTTTCGATCAAATCGTTTGTCAGCAAAATATCGCCCATCGAACCGAGAGAAGGCTTCTTGTATTACAAGACGAACAAGTATGCGCTGCACTATCTCGAGGTTCCATCTGGTTTGAAATTTGTTCTAAACACAGATAACACATCCACGGGGATACGGGAGTTTCTACAGAACATTTACACGAAG ATTTGGGTTGAGTATGTCGTAAGAAATCCCCTGTGGACCATCGGAACGCCCGTCACATCGGATATTTTTAAGACAAAGCTGGATGACTTTGTGAAGCAATCACCACTGTATGGTTCAAAGATAATTTAA
- the LOC128304028 gene encoding 39S ribosomal protein L9, mitochondrial — protein sequence MLGHVVKMFGSTSLCTTQSVLLQSSRNTFVLKRRFPPNLYKKNQKPGKLRGRHFVYDLVEDTTIKKKPNLEVVLTAFVEGIGSKGDVVSLKPNVAYNKLLLPGLAVYKTPESIAKYATEKDEKETEVHSSAYAQRTVNKLESLILAVVMNKDHAWVIEPWHIKTSLRKAGYYVPEHAITLPETPITGPDLLKQNKEFFCTVTINNLERARVRCRIHHWSTEPSERLPYVFEHWKLDAEPLFGKEA from the exons ATGTTGGGCCACGTTGTAAAAATGTTCGGAAGCACGTCGCTCTGTACCACACAATCCGTGCTGCTGCAATCGTCGAGA AATACATTTGTGCTGAAACGTCGCTTTCCACCGAATTTGTACAAGAAGAACCAAAAACCAGGAAAGTTACGTGGACGACATTTCGTGTACGATTTGGTAGAGGATACGACGATAAAGAAAAAGCCAAACCTTGAGGTCGTGCTTACTGCCTTTGTCGAGGGCATAGGATCGAAGGGAGATGTAGTGTCGTTAAAACCTAATGTGGCATACAATAAGCTGCTTCTGCCGGGGCTGGCTGTCTACAAAACACCCGAAAGCATTGCGAAATATGCCACCGAGAAGGATGAAAAGGAAACGGAAGTGCACAGTTCAGCTTATGCACAAAGG ACGGTGAACAAGCTGGAAAGTCTCATACTGGCGGTTGTCATGAACAAGGATCATGCGTGGGTAATCGAACCATGGCATATTAAAACCTCGCTCCGAAAAGCCGGATACTATGTGCCGGAGCATGCCATCACCCTGCCGGAAACTCCGATCACCGGACCGGATCTGTTGAAACAGAACAAAGAGTTCTTCTGTACAGTCACAATCAACAATTTGGAAAGGGCGCGAGTACGCTGTCGAATCCATCACTGGAGTACGGAACCAAGCGAAAGATTGCCGTACGTGTTTGAGCACTGGAAACTGGATGCGGAACCACTATTCGGAAAAGAAGCGTAA
- the LOC128303537 gene encoding transmembrane emp24 domain-containing protein 2, whose product MKFLLNFLIVFLLQCVVHINGYFITVDPHSEECFFDRAEAGTKLGLMFETVEGGFLDIEVRISGPDQKVIYQGEKESSGKYTFSAYETGIYHYCFSNKMSTLTPKVVMFSMEIGEAPKGTVGAVNEGEAGHTKLEDMIRELSGTLTSIKHEQDYMHVRDRIHRSINESTNSRVVMWSFFEAIVLIVMTVGQVYYLKRFFEVKRVV is encoded by the exons atgaaatttttactAAATTTCCTCATAGTTTTCCTGTTGCAATGTGTTGTACACATAAATGGTTACTTCATTACCGTGGATCCACATTCGGAAGAATGCTTCTTTGATCGAGCGGAGGCTGGCACGAAACTAG GACTTATGTTTGAAACAGTGGAAGGTGGTTTCCTCGACATCGAGGTACGCATCAGTGGCCCGGACCAAAAAGTAATATACCAAGGCGAAAAGGAATCTTCCGGGAAGTACACGTTCTCCGCATACGAAACCGGAATCTATCATTACTGCTTTAGTAACAAAATGTCTACACTCACACCGAAG GTGGTCATGTTTTCCATGGAAATCGGAGAAGCCCCCAAAGGTACGGTGGGAGCAGTAAACGAAGGCGAAGCCGGTCATACCAAACTGGAAGATATGATACGCGAACTATCCGGAACGCTGACCAGTATTAAGCATGAGCAGGATTATATGCAT GTACGCGATCGTATCCATCGATCGATCAACGAAAGTACAAACTCTCGTGTCGTGATGTGGTCTTTCTTCGAAGCTATTGTACTCATAGTCATGACTGTGGGGCAAGTGTATTATCTCAAGCGGTTCTTCGAAGTGAAGAGAGTTGTTTAA
- the LOC128305786 gene encoding succinate--CoA ligase [ADP-forming] subunit beta, mitochondrial — protein sequence MASILRRSSLLLAEIASKSSPKVLASGCQKRHLNVQEHVSYSFLNEAGIPTPKFGVATSGAEAKKIASDLNTKNLVLKAQVLAGGRGKGSFKNGLKGGVRVVFSPQEAEDISSKMINQLLVTKQTGAAGRICNSVMVAERKFPRREFYFAVMMERAFNGPVLIASSQGGVNIEEVAAENPDAIVYEPIDINKGLQKDQAIQVAKKVGLNDKLEETAKMLLNMYDLFVKKDALLIEINPYAEDAAETYFALDAKMRFDDNAEFRQKDLFAKRDLTQEDKKEVEASKFDLNYIALDGSIGCLVNGAGLAMATMDIIKLHGGDPANFLDVGGGASVKAVKEAFKIITSDPKVHAILVNIFGGIMRCDVIAEGIIQATKELNIKMPIIVRLQGTNVNEAKDLIKKSKLRILPKDDLDEAAMLSVHLAQIVHLAREAHLDVSFELPDSYVV from the exons ATGGCTTCCATTCTGCGTCGTTCGAGCCTTCTGCTGGCCGAAATCGCAAGCAAATCATCTCCAAAG GTGCTTGCGAGTGGGTGCCAGAAACGCCACCTAAATGTGCAAGAACACGTATCATACTCCTTCCTAAATGAAGCGGGAATTCCTACGCCCAA GTTCGGAGTAGCTACGTCCGGTGCGGAAGCTAAAAAAATTGCCTCCGATCTTAACACCAAAAATCTGGTGCTAAAAGCTCAGGTGCTGGCAGGTGGCCGTGGAAAGGGTAGCTTCAAGAATGGATTGAAAGGAGGAGTGCGAGTGGTGTTTTC CCCACAGGAAGCGGAAGATATTTCTAGCAAAATGATAAATCAGCTGCTCGTCACGAAGCAAACTGGTGCAGCGGGACGTATTTGCAATTCCGTTATGGTGGCCGAACGCAAGTTTCCACGGCGCGAGTTCTACTTTGCTGTCATGATGGAGCGCGCATTCAAC GGTCCCGTTCTGATTGCATCGTCCCAAGGTGGCGTTAATATTGAAGAGGTAGCCGCAGAAAATCCAGATGCCATTGTATACGAACCCATTGACATAAACAAAGGTCTGCAGAAGGATCAAGCTATTCAG GTGGCCAAGAAGGTTGGCCTAAACGATAAGCTGGAGGAAACAGCTAAAATGCTGCTCAACATGTACGATTTGTTTGTCAAGAAGGATGCCTTGCTGATTGAAATTAATCCTTATGCGGAAGATGCTGCTGAAACGT ATTTCGCCCTCGATGCCAAAATGCGTTTCGACGACAATGCCGAATTCCGCCAGAAGGATCTGTTTGCTAAGCGTGATCTGACGCAAGAAGATAAGAAAGAGGTTGAAGCATCCAAGTTCGACCTGAACTACATTGCACTCGACGGTTCGATTGGATGTCTCGTGAACGGAGCTGGTCTCGCCATGGCCACGATGGATATTATCAAGCTGCACGGTGGCGATCCAGCCAACTTCCTCGACGTTGGTGGTGGCGCAAGTGTAAAGGCAGTGAAGGAAGCGTTTAAAATCATCACTTCCGACCCGAAGGTGCACGCCATTCTGGTGAACATTTTTGGCGGTATTATGCGTTGTGATGTGATTGCGGAGGGCATCATCCAAGCGACCAAGGAGCTCAACATCAAAATGCCCATCATCGTTCGGCTGCAGGGCACCAACGTGAACGAGGCAAAGGACCTCATCAAGAAGTCGAAGCTGCGAATCCTTCCAAAGGATGATCTAGATGAAGCTGCCATGCTGTCCGTGCATCTGGCACAAATTGTACACCTTGCTCGCGAGGCACATTTGGACGTGAGCTTCGAATTACCTGACAGCTACGTTGTTTAA
- the LOC128305785 gene encoding transcription elongation regulator 1, with product MSVEADKALPSEAEAVEETNDVIPASEPAVDSASEQQTSPSEVDSKAEDRKTSSSRITTSPSKNGAGLLGSAPSKPTNSVVTDLWVETKTADGKSYYYHAVSRETTWTRPEGPNVNVMTQVEVEALNKQQLQQPKLTEQKVAEAIASTASSGAPVSSSTLPAVIPLHTAITRFTGPPPSFGMARFGMPPPNFTNFPPWNPPAANSGGQSWQIGQTLPYDATKQAMNEIKLTEIDPSIVAKATVWSEHNAPDGRMFYYNASKGESVWEKPQALRDLEKAKMAVWNAKQKPKLPPSVPPFLAPPIPPQMPIMSSMQTPPSAGLKIQQFPSPLATAATIGAMSAPGARLQQMPVASGGVMFDPITFMAKNDKAVAEEERKRKLEQEKKRKEDEEKAKANKPQDKSRPISSTPISGTPWCVVWTGDGRVFFYNPSTRTSVWERPEELKERADVDKAVLVPPQQLLGTVAAKENESISSKAQTVVGLTTATSNTAAESDGINNTSSSNTNEPRSVPTDTESSGEEDGEQPSKKLKSDLEAVMKSTNSVNSNRSGNDPEKEAIAMEAEARAARERTLIPLDVRMKSFREMLRELDVSAFSTWEKELHKIVYDARYLLLTSKERKQVFEKYVKDRADEERREKRNKMRQKRDDFRALMEAAHLHGKSSFSEFAQKYGKDERFKVIEKIRERESLFNEYIVEVRKREKEEKQHRKEQIKKDFLAMLRERSDINRHTRFSDVRKKIESDGRYKAIVEHSQREELFEEFIKVLKEEKRKAKEKEKEKELKERNNRSEQRGSRRSRDRSRDRRSRSNEREATQTAKGTCNEEGPAKDNNNDEDEGEDCNTSDEDEIERQQKERDRKARAEASIKEREKEVQRTLATHLRDRDKERQHHQRDEAMRHFNALLADLVRNADLTWKEVKKLLKKDHRWELISMLDRDDRERLFNEHIANLVRKKRDKFREMLDEIPSLELTSQWKEIKKIIRDDPRYLKYNSSERGEREFRDYIKDKTANAKLAFRELLQECKFITHKSFELYRDNANHLREVEDILRNDRRYLILHHIAGERTQMVLAHLEELHKRGPPPPPTASESLRRK from the exons ATGAGTGTGGAAGCTGATAAAGCATTGCCAAGTGAAGCGGAAGCAGTGGAAGAAACAAACGATGTAATTCCAGCGAGTGAACCAGCGGTGGATTCGGCTTCGGAGCAACAAACATCTCCATCGGAGGTAGATTCTAAAGCGGAAGAcagaaaaacatcctcctccAGGATTACAACATCCCCCTCCAAAAATGGTGCCGGTCTACTCGGTTCCGCTCCCTCGAAACCAACCAATTCAGTTGTTACT GATTTGTGGGTAGAAACCAAAACGGCAGACGGCAAATCATATTATTATCATGCCGTAAGTCGGGAAACAACTTGGACCCGTCCGGAGGGTCCTAACGTGAACGTAATGACACAGGTAGAAGTGGAAGCACTCAATAAGCAACAGCTACAACAGCCAAAGTTAACTGAGCAAAAGGTTGCTGAGGCTATTGCATCTACCGCATCTTCCGGTGCGCCGGTTAGTTCTTCCACCTTACCCGCTGTTATTCCACTTCATACTGCAATAACGCGTTTCACAGGACCGCctccttcgtttgggatggcTCGGTTCGGTATGCCTCCGCCAAATTTTACCAACTTTCCACCGTGGAATCCGCCTGCAGCCAACAGTGGAGGACAAAGTTGGCAGATAGGTCAAACTCTTCCTTACGATGCAACCAAGCAAGCCATGAACGAGATTAAGCTGACTGAAATTGACCCGTCAATCGTTGCCAAGGCTACGGTTTGGAGTGAACACAATGCACCGGATGGTCGAATGTTCTATTATAATGCATCCAAGGGAGAAAGTGTGTGGGAAAAACCACAAGCGTTGCGTGATTTGGAAA AAGCAAAAATGGCGGTTTGGAACGCAAAGCAGAAACCTAAATTACCTCCCTCGGTTCCACCATTCTTGGCTCCACCGATTCCACCCCAGATGCCGATCATGTCCTCTATGCAAACGCCACCCTCTGCGGGGCTGAAGATACAACAGTTTCCTTCTCCTCTTGCTACAGCTGCGACTATTGGCGCAATGTCCGCACCTGGGGCGAGACTTCAGCAAATGCCTGTGGCTTCCGGTGGAGTCATGTTCGATCCCATTACATTTATGGCCAAAAATGATAAGGCCGTTGCGGAAGAagagcgaaagcgaaagctGGAGCAAGAGAAGAAACGTAAGGAGGACGAAGAGAAGGCTAAAGCAAACAAGCCGCAAGACAAAAGTCGCCCGATTTCTAGCACTCCAATCAGCGGTACGCCATGGTGTGTGGTTTGGACCGGAGACGGACGAGTTTTCTTCTACAATCCTTCCACACGTACCTCCGTGTGGGAAAGGCCAGAAGAGTTGAAAGAACGAGCCGATGTGGACAAAGCAGTACTCGTCCCTCCCCAACAGTTGCTCGGTACCGTGGCCGCAAAGGAGAATGAAAGCATCAGTAGCAAAGCACAGACAGTGGTTGGATTAACCACTGCCACAAGCAACACAGCGGCTGAGAGTGATGGTATCAACAACACAAGCAGTAGTAACACCAATGAGCCAAGAAGTGTCCCAACGGACACGGAATCTAGCGGAGAAGAGGATGGTGAACAGCCAAGCAAAAAATTGAAATCGGATTTGGAAGCAGTTATGAAATCGACAAACTCCGTTAACAGTAACCGTTCCGGCAATGATCCCGAAAAGGAAGCTATAGCGATGGAAGCTGAGGCTAGGGCTGCCCGAGAGCGAACTCTCATACCGCTGGATGTGCGTATGAAATCGTTCCGTGAAATGCTACGTGAGTTGGATGTATCTGCATTCAGTACTTGGGAAAAAGAGCTCCATAAGATCGTGTACGATGCACGCTATCTGCTTCTAACATCCAAAGAACGCAAGCAAGTGTTTGAAAAATACGTTAAAGATCGAGCGGATGAAGAACGACGTGAGAAGCGCAATAAAATGCGCCAAAAACGGGATGATTTTCGTGCCCTCATGGAAGCTGCTCATTTGCATGGAAA ATCTTCATTTAGCGAATTTGCCCAAAAGTATGGCAAGGACGAACGATTCAAAGTCATCGAGAAAATCCGTGAACGTGAAAGCTTGTTCAATGAGTACATTGTGGAAGTTAGGAAGCgtgaaaaggaggaaaaacaacatcGTAAGGAGCAG ATTAAAAAAGACTTTCTTGCTATGCTGCGCGAAAGAAGTGATATTAATCGCCACACACGGTTCAGTGATGTACgcaaaaaaatagaaagtGATGGCCGTTACAAAGCAATCGTAGAGCACTCACAGCGGGAAGAACTGTTTGAAGAGTTTATTAAGGTGCTTAAAGAAGAgaaacggaaagcaaaggagaaggaaaaggaaaaagagcTAAAAGAACGCAACAATCGTAGCGAGCAACGTGGCTCGCGTAGATCAAGGGATCGTTCGCGTGATCGAAGAAGTCGCTCTAATGAGCGAGAGGCGACTCAAACGGCAAAAGGCACCTGCAACGAGGAAGGTCCAGCGAAAGATAACAATAATGACGAGGACGAGGGCGAAGACTGCAACACGTCCGATGAGGATGAGATTGAACGGCAACAAAAAGAACGGGACCGAAAGGCGCGTGCTGAAGCCAGTATTAAGGAGCGCGAGAAAGAGGTACAGCGAACACTTGCTACTCATTTGCGCGATCGTGACAAGGAACGGCAGCACCATCAGAGGGATGAGGCAATGCGCCATTTTAATGCACTATTAGCAGATCTAGTCCGCAATGCAGATCTTACCTGGAAGGAGGTAAAAAAGCTGTTGAAAAAAGACCATCGTTGGGAATTGATTTCCATGCTTGATCGAGATGATCGGGAAAG GTTGTTTAACGAGCATATTGCTAACTTGGTTCGAAAGAAACGTGATAAATTTCGCGAGATGTTGGACGAAATTCCGTCTCTTGAGCTGACATCGCAGTGGAAGGAGATAAAGAAAATTATTCGTGACGATCCACGATACCTAAAATACAACAGCAGTGAAAGG GGCGAACGTGAATTTCGTGACTACATCAAAGACAAAACGGCTAATGCTAAGCTGGCATTCCGagaactgctgcaggagtgtAAGTTCATTACACACAAAAGCTTCGAGCTTTACCGAGACAATGCAAACCATCTGCGAGAAGTGGAAGATATTTTGCGCAATGATCGCCGCTATCTGATTCTGCACCATATAGCGGGTGAACGTACACAAATGGTATTGGCTCATTTGGAGGAACTGCATAAGCGtggaccaccgccaccgccaacTGCCAGCGAGTCATTACGACGTAAGTAA